Proteins from one Niallia circulans genomic window:
- a CDS encoding DUF2573 family protein: MDKEFLEQFDSLVTKYTELLLGEEQEHLKKEVEIWMLYNHMAKSMPSLVKHWNGQFPEAKQQIVGMISEIKKLNDFQKQKTK, encoded by the coding sequence TTGGATAAAGAATTTCTCGAACAATTTGATTCATTAGTGACAAAATATACAGAGTTATTGCTTGGGGAAGAACAGGAGCATCTTAAGAAGGAAGTGGAGATTTGGATGCTGTACAATCATATGGCAAAATCAATGCCAAGTTTAGTTAAGCATTGGAATGGCCAATTTCCTGAAGCAAAACAGCAAATAGTAGGCATGATAAGTGAAATAAAAAAATTAAATGATTTTCAAAAACAAAAAACAAAATAA
- a CDS encoding spore coat protein → MNQQKVQNPEKQVAKTPQMNDRDFINDLLATEKYMTASYSTALNEASNEVLYQDLLGIFTETQNMQRELYDLMFRAGWYKLESADQQKLQQSFQQFKGYESQFPNGNGGLQ, encoded by the coding sequence ATGAATCAACAAAAAGTTCAAAATCCAGAAAAACAGGTAGCCAAAACTCCACAAATGAACGACAGAGATTTCATTAATGATTTACTGGCAACAGAAAAATACATGACTGCTTCTTATTCAACGGCCCTTAATGAAGCAAGCAATGAAGTATTGTATCAGGATTTGCTCGGCATCTTTACCGAAACACAAAACATGCAGAGAGAGCTGTATGATCTTATGTTTCGTGCTGGCTGGTATAAGCTCGAATCAGCGGATCAGCAAAAATTGCAGCAATCCTTTCAACAGTTTAAAGGATATGAATCACAGTTTCCTAACGGAAACGGCGGCTTGCAATAA
- a CDS encoding YuzL family protein, whose protein sequence is MAKMKKNPSKGGVSAASVKGDAGPTVESDGGGKRNSQNNQYKK, encoded by the coding sequence ATGGCCAAGATGAAAAAAAATCCTTCTAAAGGTGGAGTTAGCGCTGCAAGTGTTAAGGGAGATGCTGGACCGACAGTTGAAAGTGATGGTGGCGGCAAAAGGAATAGCCAAAACAACCAGTATAAAAAATAA
- a CDS encoding 3-hydroxyacyl-CoA dehydrogenase/enoyl-CoA hydratase family protein, whose amino-acid sequence MYSIKKAAVIGSGVMGSAIAAHLANVGISTLLLDKIPASLSKEEQSKGLALADKEVRNRFAAQALQRIKVSKPSMLTAISHMTLLEIGNTEDDLERLKEADWIIEVITEEITAKKALFQKVDKVRRQGSIVSSNTSGISITQMKEGLSDDFQAHFLGTHFFNPPRYISLLEFIPTNNTSSEVISFMKSFAETVLGRVVVEAKDTPNFIANRIGAHAFLTSLEAMVQMDMTISEVDQLTGPLIGRTKSATFQTLDMVGLDTFFHTVKNVHNRTKDNLEKEQYKIPAFLLEMLNENLLGRKTKQGFYKKTKDKVLVLNYHTMQYEEELKPKRSEKRKKLKELIYNHSTEGTFLWKSVMPYLLYSGEHATEIADNIFQIDLAIKTGFNWKSGPFETWDEIGLTESLEKLKQENQKLPEWIEQMMENGFTSFYKRIDGKQFYYHNGKYVPIPLTSDEYRLKHRKQIGGILASNKAASIIDMEDDVLLFEMHSPNNVIGMDMIKMLNKTIDMVENTDRIKGLVIGSSGKNFSAGANLAMMLLEAQNQDYIELQVVVKAFQDVLKRIKYCKKPVAAASHRKTLGGGAEICLAAEKIHASIETYIGLVETSAGLIPGGGGTKELYLNMLAEQENPNVVAAAAQAFKAILTSNVSTSAEEGKATGFLKSGDTITFNSMNVMEEAKSAVIEMFDNGYELRTEMKIPVAGKQGFQFLMGLVKEFADKGAISKHGEVIAEKLAYVITGGDVEIHTEVEEDYLLQLERQAFIDLLREKETIKRMLHVLTAGKPLPL is encoded by the coding sequence ATGTACAGTATAAAGAAAGCAGCTGTTATTGGTTCCGGAGTCATGGGCTCGGCCATTGCTGCACATCTGGCAAATGTGGGTATTTCAACATTGCTCCTTGATAAAATACCTGCAAGCCTCTCGAAAGAGGAGCAATCAAAAGGCTTAGCCCTTGCTGACAAAGAAGTGCGCAACAGGTTTGCTGCACAAGCGCTTCAAAGAATAAAAGTAAGCAAACCGAGCATGCTCACGGCAATCAGTCACATGACATTGCTGGAAATAGGCAATACAGAAGATGATTTGGAAAGATTGAAGGAAGCAGATTGGATTATTGAGGTTATCACAGAGGAAATAACTGCGAAAAAGGCACTGTTTCAAAAAGTGGATAAAGTAAGAAGACAGGGGTCCATTGTTAGCAGCAATACATCAGGAATATCCATTACACAGATGAAAGAAGGGCTGTCAGATGACTTTCAAGCCCATTTCTTAGGCACTCATTTCTTTAATCCACCACGATATATATCATTGCTTGAATTCATCCCAACAAACAACACCTCAAGTGAAGTTATTTCCTTTATGAAATCATTTGCTGAAACCGTCTTAGGAAGGGTAGTGGTAGAAGCCAAGGATACTCCGAACTTTATTGCTAACCGAATCGGGGCACATGCTTTTCTTACTTCATTGGAAGCAATGGTCCAGATGGATATGACAATCAGTGAAGTAGATCAGCTGACAGGACCACTTATTGGCAGAACAAAAAGTGCTACCTTCCAAACACTTGATATGGTTGGATTAGACACATTTTTTCACACTGTTAAAAATGTTCATAACCGAACAAAGGATAATTTGGAAAAGGAGCAGTATAAGATTCCCGCATTCTTGCTAGAAATGCTTAATGAAAACCTGTTAGGAAGGAAAACAAAGCAGGGGTTCTACAAGAAGACAAAGGATAAAGTTCTAGTCCTTAATTATCATACGATGCAATATGAAGAAGAACTAAAGCCAAAAAGAAGCGAGAAACGTAAAAAGCTAAAGGAGCTTATTTATAATCACAGTACGGAAGGAACCTTTTTATGGAAAAGTGTAATGCCATATTTGCTTTATTCTGGTGAACATGCAACAGAGATTGCAGATAATATCTTCCAAATAGATTTAGCAATCAAGACAGGTTTTAACTGGAAAAGCGGCCCGTTTGAAACATGGGATGAAATAGGACTGACAGAATCACTTGAAAAGCTGAAGCAGGAGAATCAGAAGCTGCCTGAATGGATTGAGCAAATGATGGAGAATGGCTTTACTAGCTTTTATAAAAGGATAGATGGAAAACAATTCTATTATCATAATGGAAAGTATGTACCTATTCCGCTTACGAGCGACGAATATCGATTAAAGCATAGAAAGCAAATTGGCGGAATACTTGCTTCAAATAAAGCGGCAAGTATTATTGACATGGAAGATGATGTGCTTCTTTTTGAAATGCATAGTCCAAATAATGTCATCGGCATGGATATGATTAAGATGCTGAACAAAACAATTGATATGGTGGAAAATACGGACAGAATTAAAGGTCTTGTGATAGGCAGCAGCGGCAAAAACTTTAGTGCAGGAGCAAATTTAGCGATGATGCTCCTTGAAGCACAGAATCAAGATTATATCGAGTTACAGGTAGTGGTGAAGGCATTTCAAGATGTTCTGAAGCGCATTAAGTATTGCAAAAAACCAGTCGCAGCAGCAAGCCATCGTAAAACATTAGGTGGCGGTGCAGAAATTTGTCTTGCCGCTGAGAAAATTCACGCCTCTATCGAAACATATATTGGCCTTGTTGAGACGAGTGCAGGACTTATCCCAGGTGGTGGCGGTACGAAGGAGCTGTACTTAAACATGCTGGCAGAGCAGGAAAACCCAAATGTTGTTGCAGCAGCGGCGCAGGCCTTTAAAGCAATATTGACGAGCAATGTGTCCACATCAGCAGAAGAGGGCAAGGCAACAGGCTTTCTAAAGAGCGGCGATACGATAACATTTAACAGCATGAATGTTATGGAAGAGGCTAAATCTGCCGTAATTGAAATGTTTGATAATGGCTATGAGCTGCGAACAGAAATGAAAATACCTGTCGCAGGCAAACAAGGCTTTCAATTTCTTATGGGTCTGGTAAAAGAATTTGCAGACAAAGGTGCAATATCAAAACATGGTGAAGTTATTGCAGAGAAGCTTGCATACGTTATAACTGGTGGAGATGTTGAGATTCATACGGAAGTGGAGGAAGATTATTTATTGCAATTGGAAAGACAGGCGTTTATAGATCTGTTGCGGGAGAAAGAGACGATAAAAAGAATGCTGCATGTACTAACAGCAGGTAAGCCCCTGCCATTGTAG
- a CDS encoding acyl-CoA dehydrogenase family protein — MNKGGSFLLEDSSWKDVYTPEDFSEEHELIGEMTNDFVRNSVMPHLDSMEKHDFKKVLELMKQAGELGLLGADVPEMFGGAGLDKISSAIISEKMSIAGGFSITHGAHVGIGSLPIILFGNVEQKQTYLPALATGEKIASYCLTEPTAGSDALGIKTTATLNAEGTHYILKGQKQWITNAGIADVFTVYAKVDGKDYSAFIVEREFPGVSIGKEEKKLGIKSSSTCSVILDNVLVPKENLLGEKGKGHLIALNVLNMGRFKLGMGAIGASKEALKVTVPYIKNRKQFQTPISEFPLTKAKVATLASLLYASESSVYRTAGLLSDALDPLEGTEDWKIPAKLVNEYSMECSLNKIFSSEALDKIVDECLQLHGGNGFMEDYAISRMYRDSRINRIFEGTNEINLLAVPGNYLRKAMKGDVPLFAAAKAIEREMITFIPSEPDDSVLSQEKLFVKNGKKIVLILLGLLAKKYTTEIEQQQEALTSIATIISHVFAMESCILRTEKAIATTNTEENQKLLYTEIYCQEAFQIIHTEAQNTLAYMESGDDLRLALSVLKKYTRFLPKPLIALKREAAEKVIAANEYIV; from the coding sequence ATGAATAAAGGTGGAAGTTTTTTGCTTGAGGATTCAAGCTGGAAAGATGTATACACACCAGAGGATTTTTCAGAGGAGCATGAGCTGATCGGAGAAATGACAAATGACTTCGTACGAAATTCCGTTATGCCTCATTTGGACAGCATGGAAAAGCATGACTTTAAAAAGGTGCTTGAGCTGATGAAGCAGGCCGGAGAACTTGGACTGCTTGGCGCTGATGTACCTGAAATGTTTGGAGGAGCAGGTCTTGATAAAATAAGCTCTGCCATCATTTCTGAAAAAATGTCCATCGCTGGTGGCTTCTCCATAACGCATGGAGCACATGTCGGAATTGGCTCACTGCCAATCATTCTGTTTGGTAATGTGGAGCAAAAGCAAACGTACTTGCCTGCATTAGCTACAGGAGAAAAGATTGCATCCTATTGCCTAACAGAGCCTACAGCAGGATCTGATGCATTAGGGATAAAAACAACAGCAACATTAAATGCTGAAGGAACCCATTATATTTTAAAGGGACAGAAACAGTGGATTACTAATGCCGGCATCGCAGATGTTTTCACTGTTTATGCGAAAGTAGATGGCAAGGATTATTCTGCTTTTATCGTAGAACGAGAGTTTCCGGGAGTATCTATCGGGAAGGAAGAGAAAAAACTTGGTATTAAAAGCTCCTCCACTTGTTCTGTAATATTGGATAATGTTCTTGTGCCAAAAGAAAACCTTCTTGGAGAAAAAGGGAAAGGACATCTCATTGCCCTAAATGTTTTAAATATGGGCAGGTTTAAATTAGGCATGGGAGCAATTGGCGCAAGTAAGGAAGCATTGAAGGTGACTGTGCCATATATAAAAAATCGTAAGCAATTTCAAACACCAATTTCTGAATTTCCCCTGACAAAAGCAAAAGTCGCCACATTGGCGTCATTGCTGTATGCCTCTGAGAGCTCTGTTTATCGCACAGCAGGATTATTATCGGATGCCCTTGACCCGTTAGAGGGAACAGAGGATTGGAAAATTCCTGCTAAGCTTGTTAATGAATACAGTATGGAATGCAGCTTAAATAAAATATTTTCATCTGAGGCGTTAGACAAGATAGTGGATGAATGTTTGCAGCTTCATGGTGGCAACGGCTTTATGGAGGACTACGCAATTTCAAGAATGTATCGTGATTCAAGGATTAACCGCATTTTTGAAGGAACAAATGAAATTAATCTCTTGGCCGTACCAGGAAATTATTTAAGAAAAGCGATGAAGGGAGATGTCCCGTTATTTGCTGCAGCAAAAGCTATTGAGCGTGAAATGATTACCTTCATTCCAAGTGAGCCTGATGACAGCGTTCTTTCTCAGGAAAAGCTGTTTGTTAAAAATGGCAAAAAGATAGTTCTTATATTACTGGGTTTATTAGCGAAAAAGTATACAACGGAAATAGAGCAGCAGCAAGAGGCACTCACTTCGATTGCAACAATCATATCCCATGTGTTTGCAATGGAATCATGTATTCTGCGTACGGAAAAAGCAATTGCGACAACGAATACAGAAGAAAATCAAAAGCTGTTATATACAGAAATTTATTGTCAGGAAGCATTTCAAATCATTCATACTGAAGCCCAAAACACACTAGCTTACATGGAATCTGGAGATGACTTGCGCCTTGCTCTCTCAGTCCTCAAAAAATATACAAGATTTTTACCAAAGCCGTTGATTGCGTTAAAAAGGGAAGCGGCTGAAAAGGTGATTGCGGCAAATGAGTATATTGTATAA
- a CDS encoding arsenate reductase family protein, with amino-acid sequence MELTFYWYPKCSTCRNAKKWLDENGVGYKEVHIVENPPSRSTLEDLYKHSGLELKKFFNTSGQRYRDLGLKDKMKDMSDSELLDILASDGMLIKRPFTTDGKKVTLGFKEEDFKQSWT; translated from the coding sequence ATGGAGCTTACATTTTATTGGTATCCAAAATGCAGCACTTGCCGAAACGCAAAAAAATGGCTGGATGAAAATGGAGTAGGTTATAAAGAAGTACATATTGTGGAAAATCCTCCTTCACGCTCTACGCTTGAAGACCTATATAAACATAGCGGCTTAGAATTAAAGAAATTCTTTAATACTAGCGGCCAGCGTTATCGCGATCTTGGCTTGAAGGATAAGATGAAAGATATGTCGGATTCAGAGCTTCTCGATATACTTGCTTCTGATGGCATGTTGATTAAACGTCCTTTCACTACAGATGGAAAAAAGGTTACGTTAGGGTTTAAGGAAGAGGATTTTAAACAAAGCTGGACATAA
- the gcvH gene encoding glycine cleavage system protein GcvH, with protein sequence MSTPKDLRYSEEHEWVKVEGENVRVGITHFAQSELGDIVFVELPEVGDEVKADEPFGSVESVKTVSELYAPISGKVVEVNEDLSDNPEYVNESPYEKAWMIVVEPTNLADVEQLMTVEQYEEMTNEN encoded by the coding sequence ATGAGTACACCGAAAGATTTGCGCTATTCAGAAGAACATGAATGGGTAAAAGTTGAAGGGGAGAATGTGCGAGTTGGAATTACACATTTTGCTCAATCAGAGTTGGGAGACATCGTATTTGTTGAACTTCCAGAGGTTGGAGATGAAGTAAAAGCGGACGAGCCTTTCGGCAGTGTAGAATCTGTCAAAACAGTTTCTGAGCTATATGCACCAATTAGCGGCAAAGTAGTGGAAGTAAATGAAGATTTAAGTGATAATCCTGAATATGTAAACGAATCACCATATGAAAAAGCTTGGATGATTGTTGTTGAACCAACTAATCTTGCTGATGTTGAGCAATTGATGACAGTTGAACAATATGAAGAAATGACAAACGAAAACTGA
- a CDS encoding toprim domain-containing protein — protein sequence MDKIIIVEGTSDKRKVKDIVREPVEIICTNGTIGIAKIDDLIEDLFEKDVYILVDADTSGEKIRKLFRKELPEAEHIFINKMYREVAAAPSQHIASVLLQANIDVYPEFLDMRMK from the coding sequence ATGGATAAAATTATTATTGTAGAAGGTACATCAGATAAGCGGAAAGTAAAAGATATTGTGAGAGAACCAGTGGAAATTATTTGTACAAATGGAACCATCGGTATTGCGAAAATAGATGATCTTATTGAAGATTTATTTGAAAAGGATGTATATATACTCGTGGATGCAGATACATCCGGGGAGAAAATAAGAAAGCTGTTCAGGAAGGAATTGCCTGAAGCAGAGCATATTTTTATCAATAAAATGTATCGTGAAGTCGCAGCAGCACCAAGTCAGCATATTGCTTCCGTTTTGCTGCAGGCTAATATTGATGTTTACCCTGAATTTTTGGATATGAGGATGAAGTAA